In Mustelus asterias unplaced genomic scaffold, sMusAst1.hap1.1 HAP1_SCAFFOLD_428, whole genome shotgun sequence, a single genomic region encodes these proteins:
- the LOC144486681 gene encoding uncharacterized protein LOC144486681: MGTKFAPQYANIFMHRFEQDLFTAQDLQLRLYTRYIDDIFFLWSHGEQSLKQLYDDINKFHPTIRLTMDYSPESVAFLDTRISIKDGHLSTSLYRKPTDNLMMLHFSSFHPKHVKEAIPYGQALRILRICTDEEDRNRHLQTLKDALRRTGYGARLIDQQFRRATAKNRTDLLRRQTRDTVDRVPFIVQYFPGAEKLRHLLRSLQHVSDEDEHLAKAIPTPPLLAFKQPCNLKQTIVRSKLPSLQENSDHDTTQPCHSNLCKTCRIIDTDAIISRENTRYTVPTLATRPTLST, encoded by the coding sequence atggggaccaaattcgcacctcaatatgccaacatcttcatgcacaggttcgaacaagacttgttcaccgcacaggaccttcaactgaggcTATACACCaggtacatcgatgacattttcttcctttggagtcatggtgagcaatcactgaaacaactatatgatgacatcaacaagttccatcccaccatcagactcaccatggactactctccggaatcagttgcattcttggacacacgcatctccattaaggacggtcacctcagcacttcactgtaccgcaagcccacggataacctcatgatgctccacttctccagcttccaccctaaacacgttaaagaagccatcccctacggacaagccctccgaatactcaggatctgcacagatgaggaggatcgcaacagacacctccagacgctgaaagatgccctcagaagaacaggatatggcgctcgactcatcgatcaacagttccgacgcgccacagcgaaaaaccgcaccgacctcctcagaagacaaacacgggacacggtggacagagtacccttcatcgtccagtacttccccggagcggagaagctacggcatctcctccggagccttcaacatgtcagtgatgaagacgaacatctcgccaaggccatccccacacccccacttcttgcattcaaacaaccatgcaacctcaaacagaccattgtccgcagcaaactacccagccttcaggagaacagtgaccacgacaccacacaaccctgccacagcaacctctgcaagacgtgccggatcatcgacacggatgccatcatctcacgtgagaacaccaggtacacggtacctactcttgcaactcggccaacattgtcaacctga